ACATCTGGAGAAGGACACTCCTCTTTGGAGACTCACTGGAGATGGCACCTTCTCTTGCAAGACTGCCTATTACTTCATCTCCAATGTTAAAAAGGGCCCCTATAGATCTCACACCTCCTTCAGTTGGATCTGGCACCTAAATGCTCCCAATAAGATAAAAATCTTCATGTGGCTATTGCAATATAATAGTCTCCCGACTAGAGCCACTCTCTCCAAAAGAGGCCTCAATCTTCCAACCTCTTGTCACTTATGCACTGACCAGCATGAGGATCAGCACCACATCTTCTTTGGGTGTGACCATGCAAAAACCTTCTGGCAAACCCTTATCTAAAGATACAAGGGCAACAAAAGCCTCCAACTTCACATGTTTGACACCATTAATTGGGCTTCTACCTGGAAAAGCCTGAAAATAAGAGTTTTGACTCCAACACTAACTGAGCCAGTCTTTTACCCTTTTGCCTTTGGCACCTTTGGAAAAATAGGAATGCCAACCTATTCCAAAGCTCCTCCTCCCATCCTTGCTTCAGCATATCTTGTGCTGAAACTGTGGAATACCAACACCTGAAAATTAGCCATGAACTCCCCCAGTAGAAACATCATTAGCCTGCATTGGACTCCTCCTAACCCCCATATTTTTAAGCATAACACTGATGGCTCATGCCTTGGTAACACGGGGAAGGGAGAGTTGGAGAAGTCATCAGGAATGATTAGGGGAGATTGGGTAGTGGGGTTTAGTAAAAACTTCACCCACGCCACAAACAACCTCATGGAAATCATTGCTCTCGCAGAGGACCTCAAACTGGCCCTCCATCAGAACCTTCGACCTTTAGAAGTTTGTGTATACTCCATGGAAACTATAAACATGCTGCAAAAGGGTAACCTGCTATATGATCCCTTATTTTTGAATGCAGATGTCTACTAAGGAGTCTGGGGAATCCTCCAGTTTACCACACTTACTGAGAGTAGAATAGAGTAGCGGATCTTGTTGGTAAAGCAAGGAGAGGAacagaatttttttaaaagacttCATGTCTATGTCACTCCACCAGCTAGTGTAGGAATAGTTTTTTGGGAAGATTTGAAGGGAAAATCTTTCTCCCGCTTTGTACCTTGTAACGGGAACTCAACCTCAACTTCTTTTGTTTTCGTGTCTGACTAGGCATGTTGCTTTGTAATGAACGCTCCTTCTTTCTTAATGCATATACTtcttactaaaaaaaaaagttatctaCCTCTTTTTCATCAACTACTTTTTCGACTTTAATGTAGAGGTTATTCAAACTGCGGAACTAAGGCATTGATTGCATCGATTGATCAATTTATGTGTACTCTTTCTGTCCGATAAAGTATATTAATTGATTACCTTATTATAATGATGGTCCAAAATTAGTTGCCTAtttagtaaattaaaataaaagtaattataatttttttctattttacctttaTAATTAATTCTCTTTGAAAGGTTAAACAAGTAATTTGCAAGGTTCCAACAAAGGATAAATTAGTAGTATTATGAACTAAGAATTATGACCAGATGAATAGGATCTCTCAACACTTAATTAATAAGAGGTTTTGAGTTTGATCCAAGTTTGAAAGATAAAAGATCGGGCTAGGCAACATTTCCGTGCTGGAAAAACGGCAACACAAATCTAACTTAATCAAAACCCCAATATGAATAGTGAAAGAGAAAAACGGAACAAAAATATTTACTTTGAACTCTTACACGCAGAAAAAAAGATTGAAGCAACATGAGAGCCTTTTAATAGCATAATCAGTTTCCAtggagctaattttctttacaaaaagaaaagaaaagaaaagctcattacattacaaaaataaacgaagaaagaaaggaaaattctacccaaaaaaaaataaatagacagTCTAATATACTAAAGTTTTCGTGTTGCACAGGGTTTGGGAAGGCTGGACAATAAAGGTTAATTGTACACCGTCTTACCCAAGAAGTTATTTTCACGAATTAAGCATGTGACttccaaaaaaaagtaaaacaatatgtACACATAATTTTACTAGCTAGCTACTCCTTCATTAGCAACATGAAATATACTTTCCAAATTATCAAAACGAAGGAACGACGCCATATGAAGTGTCGGCAGCCCCGACGAGCGAGTCTACGACATCGCTCTCCGTACGTTTAGCGAATCTCCCTTTGATTCTGGGTCGAGTCTCAGCATAAGCCTTTCTAGATGCATATCGTATAGTCTTCTCAAACCTTcgattttttctcttttctctgtACCTCAATACTCTTGCTTCCCTGTCTGAGCTCGAAATCGGGTTAGGTAGACCATCGATGACAGAGTTCCTTACGAATGTGGTTGATACATCTGTCATGGTATTATGGTCAGGCACAACTCCAACTTCCATAGATGATGAAGAGACCTGTTAAAATAACAATGTTTCATTAGGACATTTATGTGGAAAATACATATTATTTAACTTTTATACACGGATAGTAATTTTAAACAGATAAGATCTAAGTTATGCGCGTTGGCAACGCTAAGAAATTGTAAGGAATTCACAAACTTTCATTGCGAAGTCTAGATACCCATCTAGCATTCGAATATTTTCTTGGAGTCTAAGCTTAAATATATAATGCAAGGAtatcaatatttataattttattttagaagaaAACCTAGACTAAAAACTAGATTCAAACAAATGTGTGTATATAGATGATGATGAATTCTCTAGAATTTGTCTGTCTTGTTGATCATTCTCTTAGTTAAAGTTGTCCCTCCACAACTGATTTCGCATACCAGTAATGTTTAGCATAGACAGGTCAATGAAATTGTatttatgtgatgtaattgtaaaaaaaatataaaaaatacaatttttatgACCGTagaccttttttttttcactttgagGAACTCACCTTTTTTTGCTTTTGTGATCACTCAAGCCCACAATTTCGAAAGAGGGGAGTGCTTCTCATGGGAATTAAGTGTCCATTTGATCAATAAAATAGTgcacttttaaaaaaaagtaacttttattttcacagtgaaatgatttttgaaaagCAAAGAAATGAAGTTATTGTCgaatttttgtaagtaatttaaAGTGAAATTAACTTTTTAGTCGAACGTGATTTTTTTAATCCAATAAACTCCACAAAAAGTTGTTGTAAACTCCACAAAAAGCAAAATATATTAAAGGCCAAACGATCACATAATTAAAgtcagaaaaacaatctacctaGTAGTTAGAGCATAAACTATAGAGAGTTAAAAgtggaaaaaaaatgaagagaaaaagtGGACATACACTTTGGCTGATGGATTGAGTACTGAAGTTGTACATAAAAGGTTTACATCCAGCAGAAAAATCCATTTCATAGCTTGGATATCCATCAACAACTGGACCATGTAATTGGATCTCAGTATTCTTGTTCTCTACATGAGGCACAACACAATCTTGATGAAGTTGAATATCAGTATTAGCCTTATTAGATGGTTTCTGATCTGATACCATATCCACCTTCACATACGAATCCACGTCGCCAAACAAATACTCCGCAGCAGCAGATGACTTGTATTCATCAGCTTCTTGATTATTATTTGGTGCTTGTAGCAACCACGACTCTGCCTCCGCCTCTTCCTCCTCAAACTGCAGACGAGGAGGATCATTCTCATCATCTGCAGTTTGAGATCTGGCAGAGGAAGAGTCATAGAAAGGCACCACGGGCACACGCTCGTGACGCCTAGCTAGTGGATTGGCAGAGTGTATGTCCTGGTCACATGTGATACACAGCGCGGCAGCGTCAGCTTTGCAAGTGACGCTAGCCGGGGCGTGCTCGCACACCTCACATACTAGGACACGCGCATGGCGTGACGCTAGCTTGTTAGCTGCGTGGATCTTCGAGTCACAAGTTAGACACAGGAAAGCCATGTCTGCCTTGCAGAACACCGTAGACGGTGCCGCTTTGCAGGCATCGCAGCCTTTCGCCGTCGTACTCCAGCTTTCCACCACCATTATTGTGTTGATTTTTGCTTAGTTCTCTTACTAAAATTTGGCTTGCAATAATGGAGATTGATTCTAGCTTTGTGTGGActgttttgtttgtttgctttACTATTATTGAGACACAGTTTTATCTTAATAGCTAGCAAGGAAATCTTAGATGTGACGAATGAGAGGATAACATGTGTACTAGGTCTTAGCCAAATAAGCtggaattaattaataatataggaAACTACGCAGTTGTCGTTTATGAGGTGGGGCTCCACGACGACAAGAGCCGTGTGCGGTTTGACATAAAGGCGTTGGTGGGAATTTATTGCACATGAatagaattaattttatttttctgttttacttttttcaacaaaaataaaaatttgatagtatttgatttaaggaaataaaatacaaacatatttaagaattaatataagaaatttaataataatttctatttttctagATATATTAATTCAACAATCATATCCTCACTATATTTCTATTAAGTGGAATTTACGAAAAGTGTACGTAGTTGATATTATTATCTTAGAGGTGAGATAGATATTGTTTCTAATAGATCATTGATTCAAGACAAAAATAGTCTAAAAtaatataggaaaaaaaaaaacttcctccgttctattttatgtgtcgccatttgactgggcacgaaatttaagaaaaaagagaagacttagtaaagtttaccaaattatactttatcaaaaaatgtgctaatattttttttaattaagtgggaccaataaagGTAAGagggtaattgtgtctttaaaaaatTGCCTAATAAGGAAAGGCGACACTTATTTTGagacggactaaaaagaaaatgatgacacataatttgggacggagagaGTAGTAGATATtaacacaataaataataaactacCATAAAGTAATACtacaaatatctatctgaaacaACTATACCTGTTAAACGGGTCAGGCTTACCTGGGCCCGACCCAGCCCGGGCCACATAGAAAAATTGGCCCGATTTGATCCGGCCCTGTCAGCTCACAGGTTGTAGGGTACCGGGTCCCGGGCcgatttatttttggttttggccTCGGTTAACTCGGGCCGAACCAAGCCCGGTCTAGGCCCGTTggttatatgttttgaaaataaataaacgaactaatttactataaagtattattaatttataaattaagtagcatatgttttatttaaataagtacatatattttatatgtgtacgtatatattgaatggtatgtatatatgtgtctatatctcctatagacgtatatatttaatatatatacatgtatatatgttttataaattagtgtataactatatatatagtgtgtgtatttatcgtagtatatatatatatatatatatatatatatattgtaatatattttaattaaagtaGTACGGATACATTGAATGAtacttatatatgtgtatatatcttctatagacgtatatatttaacgtatacatgtgtatatgttttataaattagtgtataactatatatatagtgcgtgtatatattgtagtatgttttatttcaagtagtaagtatatattgaatggtacgtatatatgtgtatatatcttctatagacatatatatttaacgtatacatgtgtatatgttttataaattagtatataactgtatatatatatatatatatattatggtagtatatatatacatatatatatatatattgtagtatatgttttatttaaagtagtacatatattgaatggtatatatatgtgtgtgtatatcttctatagacgtNNNNNNNNNNNNNNNNNNNNNNNNNNNNNNNNNNNNNNNNNNNNNNNNNNNNNNNNNNNNNNNNNNNNNNNNNNNNNNNNNNNNNNNNNNNNNNNNNNNNactatatatatatatatatatatatatatattgtagtatatatatatatattgtagtatattttatttaaagtagtacatatatattgaatggttcgtatatatgtgtatatatcttctatagacgtatatatttaacgtatacatgtctatatgttttataaattaatatataactatatatatattgcaatttatattttatttaaagtagtatatatatattgaatggtgcgtatatacgtgtatatatcttctatagacgtatatatttaacttatacatttatatatgttttataaattagtatatgactatatataactatatatatatatattgtagtatatgttttatttaaagtagtacatatatattgaatgatgcgtatgtatgtgtatatatcttctatagacatatttATTtcacgtatacatgtgtatatgttttataaattagtatataattctCTCTCTgtttctatctctctctctctctctctctctctctctctatatatatatatatatatatatatatatatattttgtagtatatgttttatttatggtagtacatatatattgaatgatgcgtatatatgtgtatatatcttctatagatgtatatatttaatgtatacacgtgtatatgttttataaattagtatataactatatatatatatatatatatatatatattgtaatgtttatatattgttgaatattttatttaaagtagtacacatacattgaatggtgcgtatataagtgtaattgtgtgtttttgtatatattttttaaattctaatgtagtatatactatatatatagtgtgtatatatatataaagattgtagtatattttatttaaagtagaacATATACTTTGAATAGTGCGTGTATATGTGTTtaaatcttctatagacgtgtatatttaacgtatacatatgtatatgttttataaattagtatataactatatatatatatatatatatatattgtaatgtatatatattgtagtatattttatttaaagtagtacatattcaTTGAATGATgcatacatatgtgtatatatcttctatagacgtgtatatttaacgtatacatgtgtatgtgttttataaattagtatataactatatatattagtctattttttttaaaacagtacatatacattgaatagagcgtatatatgtgtatatatcttctatgaacgtgtatatttaacatatacatgtgtatttattttataaattagtatattactatatatataatttatatatactgtagtatattttatttacagtagtacatatacattgaatagtgcgtgtatatgtgtatatatcttctatagacatgtatatttaacgtatacatgtgtatatgttttataaattaatatataagtataactatatatatatattgtaatgtatatatattgtagcatattttatttagtacatatacattgaatggtgcatatttatgtgtatatatcttctataaacgtgtatatttaacgtatatttaacttatacatgggtatatattttttaaattagtatataactatatatatacatattgtaatgtatatatattgtagtatattttatttaaactttaaagtagtacatatacattgaatggtgcgtatatatgtgtaattgtttatatgtgtatatattttttaaattctaatgtagtatatactatatatatagtgtatatatattgtttaacgtatttaaaatgtctATAGGTAGGTATATATAGTGTAcattaaaaaaacttttttatttatttttgaccgggtttgatcGGTTTTAGGTGTGTTTGACCGGTTTGGGTTAAGTGGGGCAGGTTAgggctatttttaaaatttttattgttgaACCTGACCTGATTCGGCCCACTTAACCCCACCCGGATTTGACTTGGCCCACAACACGAATAAATTTAATTGGCCGATTTCGGGTTGACCCAgcccgacccacttaacacccttagaAACAACAAACATCACCAATGCTCTACAATAAAACTAGTACTATGATTACTTAGCACAGATAACAACACAAAGTCCTCTTACGTACTAGCAAGGACGTACTAATTCCTACGATTCTTTTACCCTTATATGTATCCTCCACACATGTTTAATCAATTTCAACCTCACTTCTTGcatcttgattttcatcaaagtTACTCCTACCTTAATTATCTCGAATAACCTTATTTCTAATTTTATCTTTTCTAGTAAACCCACACATTCATTATGGTATCATCATCTCTTcgaccttcattttttgaatgtgagaaTTCTTGTCTGGCTAGCACTCCGCTTCATACAACATAGTTGACCTAaccaccactctatagaacttgcctttaagtttatgaggcatcttcttatcacacaagcTATCGAAAATGAAACTTTATTTCATCCACCCTGCATCAATATAGTGAGTGGCAGCATCGTCaatctcttcattttcttgaaacatagatccaagatacttgaaactatctctcttttgAATGGCCTAAGTATTGAGTTAAACTACCACATCAACctcataagccacctcattaaACCTATACTTTAAATATTTTGTCTTACTCCTGCATAACCTAAACCTTTAGATTCTAGGATTTGTCTCCAAACCACCAACTTAGCATTACTCCACTGCGTGTCTCGTCAATTAGAATAACATCATTCGCATGTAATATACATCATGACATCTCACCTTGAATTTGCCACGTCAATACATCTATGACAAAGGTAAATAAAAATGGAGTAAGAGTTGATTTTTGGTGTAGCCCCATCAAGATAGAAAGGCTTAGAGTCTCCTCCCATAATACTAATACGAATCTTGGCTTCGTCGTACAGTTTCTTTGCCCTAATATATGTCGCAGATGCACCTCTAGACTCCAAGCACCTCAAAAGAACATCCATGAAGATTCTATAATAAGTCTATTTTAGGTCGCTGAACACCATATGTAAGTCTTTCTTCATCTCCCTATAGTACTGTTTTATCGATCTAATAAAACtgaccaaataaaaaaaattaaattttttttactataataatttaattatcagCATTTACGTGagtcttattttataaaatttaaaaaatatacgaTAATAATATGATTATTAGCATTTACATgagtcttattttttttttttaatcttcttctaGATTGATATAAATTATACAAATTCATGATTCCTTTTCACAAATACAAGATGTTCTCCCGCTCTTTGCTGTATTTTCTTCAACACTTCTTTCAGAGCCCTAGATGATTTTTCCTTTGCGTTCTAGGCAAGCTCAACCTTGTTCATCCCCCATTTCATTACTAATGCGAACTACTTTTTTCCGTTCGaatttacttgtcactattttcctaatttgattatcatttttattttttatttttaaaaaatcaagaaaagacaaaaacaaaattCATATAACTCTTAGCGTTAATTACTTATTCTCCAAACAATTTCTCAAATAtctattactccctccattttctgttacttgtcacttttgacacatcaagaaaagataatttgTTTTCCTATTGTTTCCTTAACATTAATTGTTTATTCTGTCAAATCGTTTTCAAGAATATTActctaaatatcaattaataggGGAGCATAGGGGGAGCAcggtaaaataattatatcaataattattttcttaatgagtgtaTCATGtcaaaaaataacaagtaaaagcGAACGTAGGGAGTACTGGGTAATATGGTAAAGTCACTGTACCAATCACTGTTTTTTTAATGAGCATATTATGttaaaaaatgacaaataaaagcgAATAAAGAGAATAATTAACACTTAAAGCTAAATATAGGTATTCTTTAATGATAACTGCTCTTTCCATCCatctttacttgtctttttttctattttgagatgtccaatgacttttttttttttggaatgtcCAACAATAGTTGTCCAATTTATAAAACCAACGAATAATTTAAATAGTTCTACCCATATGATTCATTATCTAATTTATTTTctaaagcattaaatttattatattcaaagagtaatatggtaaaattatttttatcatttattgtCTCTTAATCTCCGTACCAATAAGAAAGTGTACAAGTAAAAATAGACCACGAGAGTAATTGATTACTTTATCTCTTCATGTGCTATTATTACATTTTTTAACTCTGTGAAAGAAACGTAAGTGTCTCACAGATTGGAGAGTATAACgaaaatctataaattatatcaaataaaatataaaatcgatcaagttcaatttgatttagttgaaattgaaaaagaaaatatgaccATAATTGATAATACTGGTATTTTCAGttacttattttttacttaatataAATTATTGAAGGATAAAATTAAAGACTATCAAATCTGAAGACAAGAATTAAATAGGCAAAAATCAGAAATAGAAATATTAGAACCTTTATAACTAAATTTATAGTCTAACttttaataatttcattttatagACAACAGTTAGTGGTTATATGTATTTAGGGAGGAATTagacaaaaaagaaaatcttcttaacagaaaacaaagattaaaaagaaaaattgattgcaATCAATATCCTTAATTTCCTTCAACTTTTCCATATAATTCTCTTCCATAACAGAGCATTAAATCTGATTTATGCAACAGTGAATCTgacaaaatgagaaaaattgtcTTTCGAAAAATTAAGAAAAGCAGGAGAAGATATTTACCAACAATTGATAACAAGtaaattttctatttaattatattaaaaataaagtgaataaaataTGATTTACTAGTATTGGGTTTGCTTCTCATATTTGAATATGTTATCTGATTTCACCGAACTTATACGAATATGAATACGTCGTGATTCATGAATTTTCGTAGGTTTGGTTACTATGTATACAATAAAATCagtttgtgtttttttttcacaaattaatAAAAGTTGAATCCTTATTTTGAGTAAATTACTCATGAATCTGTATTTattgattattcatgatttgtaTTTGTTTGCAGAGTATATGGAAATGGCGTAATTACTCATTGTCTTGAAGCACTCATGCGTATGAAATGATGACAATGAGTATGAACATTACTAGTTGGACTCAATTGCAATGGAAAAGTGTGATGAGTTGTTTCAATTAATTGTTAATCAACTTTGTATAGAATTGATTTTTAAAATGGTGAAAACAGAGTATAGCTGGCTTAAGCAGTAAAAGAATGGAGATACACACCGATATGGGGGTGACGGTATATTTAATGGtacgaaaagaagaaaaagacattGAAAACTTTCATTATGTGTTAGTGTATTTGATAAAGCCATTAAAAATCGATAAATTTAACTCAAACTTTGAAGACGAGAGTTCTGGGTTCAGACTGAGGTTGGATAGGAATGCAATGGATGCAAATGatacaaaagtcaaaaattgatgCAAATCTTAATAGACTGGTGAAGGTTGTGGATATAAATGGACAAGTTGAAACAATAATTTTTGACTCAAGCATAACGAAGTATTCGTTGGACAGGTTTATAAGAACAAAACTACTTTAAAGTCGATGATGACGAAGCATGTGATCAGAAATAGATTTCAGTTCAATATGATAAAGTCAAAAATCAGATAAGTAAATTTGTTTAaatacatataggtatacatatatatatgtttatatagcTAAAAATATATAGTAAGGCATCAGAAAAATGTATATGTACTCATATATGTTTGTGAAATGAAAAATAATGTATATAACTTTAGATGTGGAAAGACTATTAAATTTGGAGACAAAAATTAAAAAGGCAAAATTTCAGATATAGACACGTTAGAACCTTTATAACTAACTTTCTAGTTTAACTTTCAATATTTACATTTTATAGACAACAATTAGTGGTTATATGTATTTAAGGAGGAattacacacacacaaaaaaaaatctaatagaaaacaaagataaaaaagaaaaactgatTGCAATCAATACCCTTAATTTCCTCCAACTTTCCCACATAATTGTCTTTCATAAAAGAGCTTTAAAGCTCATTTATGCAATAATGTAtctgaaaaaatgagaaaaaatttcTTTCTGAAGAATTGAGAAAAGTAGGAAAAGATATTCACCAACAATTGATAACAAGTATATTATCTATTCAATTTTGTTAAAAAAGTGGATAAAATGCGATTTACCAGTATTAATTTGGGTTTGCTTCTCATATTTGAATATGTTATCTGATTTCGATGaattaatatgaatatgaatttGTTGCGATTCataaattttcatatgttttGTTACAGtgtatataataaaatcaatttgtgTTTTTTCACAAAGTGATAAATGTTTGAGTTCTTGTTTTGAGTAAATTACTTAAGAATCtgtatttattgattatttatgatttgaatttattTACAGAGTATATATAAATGACGCAATTATC
This sequence is a window from Capsicum annuum cultivar UCD-10X-F1 unplaced genomic scaffold, UCD10Xv1.1 ctg4061, whole genome shotgun sequence. Protein-coding genes within it:
- the LOC107848867 gene encoding zinc finger protein CONSTANS-LIKE 4 is translated as MVVESWSTTAKGCDACKAAPSTVFCKADMAFLCLTCDSKIHAANKLASRHARVLVCEVCEHAPASVTCKADAAALCITCDQDIHSANPLARRHERVPVVPFYDSSSARSQTADDENDPPRLQFEEEEAEAESWLLQAPNNNQEADEYKSSAAAEYLFGDVDSYVKVDMVSDQKPSNKANTDIQLHQDCVVPHVENKNTEIQLHGPVVDGYPSYEMDFSAGCKPFMYNFSTQSISQSVSSSSMEVGVVPDHNTMTDVSTTFVRNSVIDGLPNPISSSDREARVLRYREKRKNRRFEKTIRYASRKAYAETRPRIKGRFAKRTESDVVDSLVGAADTSYGVVPSF